In bacterium, the sequence GCTTTCGCCCGCGAGGTGCGTGATCGCTGCACGGAGTGCGAGGCGCTGCTCATCCTCGATGAGGTGCGCGCCGGATTGCGGCTCTCTTTCGGGGGAAGCTGGGAATCGCTCGGCGTGAAGCCGGATCTCAGCGCCTGGGGCAAATCGATCGCGAATGGACACGCGCTCTCGGCGCTGGTCGGCAACGAGCGCTGCCGCGAAGCCGCCAGCAAGGTCTACATGACCGGCTCGTTCTGGTTCCAGGCGGTTCCGATGGCCGCTGCCCTTGCCACCTTCGACGAACTCTCACGTGAACCCTACGTCGAGCATGTCGTAGAGATGGGAACAAGACTACGCGATGGCTGGCGAGAACAGGCCGCCAGACATGGTGTGGGGATCCGGCAGACCGGTCCCGTCCAGATGCCCATGGTCCTCTTCGACGGTGACTCGCATTTTCGAAAGGCCTACCGATGGACGAGCGAGGCGCTTCGCCGAGGCGCCTACCTCCACCCCTGGCACAACATGTTCCTCAGCACCGCCCATCAGGAATCCGACGTCGATCGCGTTCTGGAGGCCACGGAAGAAGCCTTCGCGGCAATCGCGAACTTCGATCCGAGCGCCTGAGCGCGGATAGGACGGAGCCCATGCATCGCGCCCTCTTTCTCCTGCTCTTTCCTGCACTCCTTGCCTGTTCCGGCCCGGATCTCTACGCCGACATGCCCGGACATGTGAAGAAACGACATGTGGCACTCGAGGGCGCCCACAACTTCCGCGATCTCGGAGGCTATGCAACCCAGGACGGGCGCACGGTACGCTGGGGGAAATTCTACAGATCGGATGCCCTGGGAGACCTCACCGACGGCGACGTCTCGAAGATGGGTGAACTTGGCATCAAACTTGTTTGCGATTTCCGCTCGGCTGAGGAGAAGGCCGAAGCCCCGGACCGCCTGCCGAGCGATCCGGCACCCGAAGTTCTCGAACTGGAGATCGCGGTCGAGGGCGCCGAGATGAACGAACTCCAGGACCGCATCCTCTCCGGCGATCTCGAAGGCATCGATCTGGCCCAGATGCTGGTCGATGGCAATCGCGCCTTCGTGACAGACTTCGCCGACCGCTACGCACATCTGCTCGAGCGAGTGCAACACGAGGAGAGCCTGCCCGCCCTGGTGCATTGCACCGGCGGCAAGGATCGGGCTGGCATGGCGTCAGC encodes:
- a CDS encoding tyrosine-protein phosphatase, giving the protein MHRALFLLLFPALLACSGPDLYADMPGHVKKRHVALEGAHNFRDLGGYATQDGRTVRWGKFYRSDALGDLTDGDVSKMGELGIKLVCDFRSAEEKAEAPDRLPSDPAPEVLELEIAVEGAEMNELQDRILSGDLEGIDLAQMLVDGNRAFVTDFADRYAHLLERVQHEESLPALVHCTGGKDRAGMASALILRTLGVPEKVVFEDFLLTNHYTEQRIEQILLFIRLASFFRTDPEDVRPILGVQRAYLEAGFDEILEQHGSFGAFRRDALGVSDEELVAFRAMALE